From the genome of Cygnus olor isolate bCygOlo1 chromosome 29, bCygOlo1.pri.v2, whole genome shotgun sequence:
TTCATTTCGAGTGCAGCAGATAAAGCACTCAGTGAATGGAAGGGAAATTCTATAAAAACCTTAGCAAAACTTGCCTCGTGGGAACATTAAAGTTCTGAAGTATTTGGAATGACATGTGAACTGAAAGGCCCCTATAATTTGATGCCATTTGTGGGGAGGACTTTTATGTAGGGGATGTCCTTGAAATTAATGTTCAGGAAACCCATGGGGATGCATGCTGTGCAAAATTTATCTAGCTTATGAAAACAGAGCTGCATTTAACTGTACCAGTACGCTTGTGTGCTGTTAAGATCTGGAGGATCGGAATGTAGGGTGGCACTGATGCAGGGGGAAGATGTCATTGCTGTTCTGAAACGGGAGCTCTGTCCGTTCTCCTTTGAGGCAGGTTCGCTTCCAGTGCACAAGTGTCAGGCAGCCCGAACCTGAGCCTCGTACAGAGGCAAGAGGTCTGGCAGCGATGGAATTACAAGAAAGTCGTGGTTTCAGTACTGAACATCGGATGACTGATTATTCTGCTTTTCGGTTCAACAGTCTGGTGACTCTTTATTAAATGAGCATTCTGCATAGCTTTTTGGGTTTGTATGTAACTCGGGTGGTAAAATGTGTTTATCATCTTTCAGTTGTAAGAGCTCCCTGGCAGAGCTTGTTAAAAGGACACTGGTCTGAAACTAACGTGGCTTATCTCACCACTGGGCCATTTTAGAGGTAGTTATCAGGTTTTGTTCGCTTTGCTCTTATAAATCCGTTTATGTCATTATTCAAACAAATAAACTGCCAGTAGAGTTTCCAGTCGGAGAAGAGCGATGCATTCTTCATTGTGCAGTTATTTCAGTTgtcaagtttaattttattcataaatttaAAAGTGATAATGGAAATAACGCCATCTCCATCGTGCCCTTTTGGAATATATTAGTATCTGATGTGTTAAACCCAAATTCTTACTTTAAAGTTTCCCTAAACTCCACAGTGAGTAACAACCCTTAAATGGATTCAGCTTTGATCTCTCTGAATTCTGGACAGGTCGAGTTGATGTGCAAGTTTTAACAGGTAGGGcaggacattttaaaagttgctCCTCCTCCCAaattaagaaacagaacaatTGCATTCTGTGTAGTAACGTGCTGTCAAATGACGAAATAGATGAGGAAATGCTAAACCAGAAGTGTTCTGAATAATTAAGTCATTAGTGGCTTTTGATGGTTAAACTTGAATGAAAATTTGTGGCAACAGGTTCTTGCTTCTAAACTGTAATAGTCTGTATGTAGTGCCTTcatagtgtgtttttttttctctgtgcatcGTTTCTGTCATAGTACAGAAGGGTTTTCAGACTGCACACAGATTGAGAAGTAGGAGAAATGAcacttgtttcattttccttcagtctCCAGATGGAAAAAGGTTAGAAGGCTTGTCAAAGCAGCTAGACTGGGATGTTCGAAAGATCCAGCGCTGGTTTCGTCATCGGAGGAACCAGGACAAACCCACCACCCTCACTAAATTTTGTGAGAGCATGTATGTTTGTGCAGAGGCCAAGATGTGCCTTCATCTTAAAGCTCCAGCTGTATGTTCTCTTTTCTAACTGAAATTGTCAGCTGCTAACTTAAACTAGTGTCTTGGGGTTGGCTGGTGGAAGATAAATACTCATATAGGCAATTGGAAGACATTAACCAATCCTAAAAAAGCCCTCCTATTCTCAAATACTTTGTATATGTGCACCACAGCCCAGACCCCCTGTACGGGAATCATTCCTGTCTGTGATAAGCAGCTTTTCATAGCCCACCAGGTCCATAATGCAGACAGTAACACTTAGggggtgtgtgtgcatatatgcatGTGCACAACTCCAGTAATTATACCAAAGACAAGTCTGCTGTCTGCACACTTACGTTGTAGACCAGCATTTTTCCCAAACAGAGTGAGCTTATGGCTTGCACAATGGTGTGTGTGTACTATGTTATACAGACACTTCTTGGAttcctgttcttttcatttcaattcattcttttgttctttgtttccttctgaatgCTTATGGTTACCCCTGTTAGTGTAGTAGCAGCTGAACGTTTTTTCCTGACTTATTTCTCCTGtgctggtttctttcctttccagtaACTTTCTTCATATTAATTCTTCCCCCCAGTATGGCTTTGTCTACTTAAAGCCACAAGGTAAGAGggacaaatacatttattaggATACCTTCTGGATAACAATGACTTTTCTTGTTGTTATCTTGATTTGATATGAAAGATGCATGTTCACTCTGGACTTCGCTGTTGATACAAACTAGTCTGGTTTGAAAACTCTTAAATAAGTTTATCCTTGCACAAAATGTTTACAAGTGGAGGATTACCGATTGGTGGGTGAATGCTTTTTAGGTgtcagaattgtttttttcacGGTTTGTTCCAATTTTTGTTACAAATGTTAACCAGAAGCTATTTCTATTccatacatttcattttctgcttccttttccagGTGGagatttacattttatttaagtatatttttttatggAATCAGGTTTCTCTGGACGGTGAGTAGATCTTTCACACCCCTCCCGCCTTACTCTTCTGTGTGATGTGCTACTGGATTTTGGCTGTCCTGCTGAAATTTAAGGGGTTTGATTACCAGCGTGCCTTCTGTGCTTGCGCCTAGCTTAAAACAAGGGGAGTTCAGTGGTGATAGTCATCTTTGTGTTCCCTTATTTGAGATCCTGGTTCTAAACAAATCTGTCATTATGGAAATATTAGAAACCTATTTGTTGCGTTACACCAGAACGGGGCAGCCCTGCTTTCTTGGTGTGGAGAGCTGCTTATTTTCTTGCTAAgctctttccttcctgcagggATACAGATTCATCTCTTTGGGTCATTATTATTAGAGCTGTATGATTATTCTTTGTATTTCCATTGCATTATAGCTTGCCTTTGGGTGcccaaagaatattttaaatcattatgATGTCTTACAATAAACTTAGCTTGGATGGTAGAATGGAGATACAATTTATGTGAAACAGCATTGTAGTGGTCAATTGCCTTAGATGGTagggaattaaaaaacaacaacaacaacaaaacaatgcagaataacaacttgtctttttccttaaagGCACCCTGGTTTTGGGACACACGACAGTGCTGGTACAACTATCCTTTTCAGGTAGGACGTAAACACTTATTGGATCCAAATCTTCACAATTTCAgttcttatttttgttaatgacaGCAAATTGAAACTCATTAGATGCGTCTGCTTCTCATTCTGTGCATGCTGCACAGGCTGCAACCTGGTAAGCTTTCTACTTAGTGAATGGCCATCCATTTCTGTAGGTACAAAGATGGCATTTGCCCTTTGTGTCTTCAGATCCTGGTTAGGTTTGTTAACAGCAGCGTTTCCTCAGATGGAAGAGACTCAGTTCATACTCATTTTGTGTTTACTTGCTGCTGAGGTTATTAAAAGTAACTTATTtacagtgttattttaattatgcaGCAAGTATGATTGTATAGAGGCCAGCCAGTTTGGTTCAGTGCCTGGTTTTCCTAATCCAAGAGGCTGCAGTATGATTTGTAAACATTGAACTTTATTCAAAAAGAGTAAGATTCTGCTgtcaaaaacaaatgtttgcttGTGTGAATAAGCCTATAGTAAGATGGCTGTTGCTTAAGCTTGTTTTTACTAAACCTTAATTCTGGATCTTTTAACTTATGCCTCAGCATTCTGAAGGAACAGAGTGggatgggaaggaaggaagaagtggattttaatgtaaattttgaagtattttgtcCTCTAACTGTgctatgtttgtttgttttccagcctCTAACATCCAGGCTTTATTATTACTATATCTTGGAGCTGGCCTTCTATTGGTCTCTCATGTTTTCTCAGTTTACAGACATTAAACGGAAGGTGAGATTAACCAGAATTGCACTAACCACTTTGCTAAATAGACAAGACTAACAAAAAGTGTGAGTGTGCTTGGCCAGTAGAGCTGAAGCATAGTAAtaactgaattttcttcctcattcacATCTCTGTGTAGCCTACCTCCTTCTGTAATCACTACACAGTCctgggggaaagggaggagCAAGCCTGCTGTGCAACCTGGTATAGCCTCGAGAGTCCCTTTCACCTTCCAGGGGAAAGAACAGAATCAGTCAGTACCTCCTAATAAACAGTCAGCAAATcattgagagagaaaaaagaaagatttaattaGAAGGCTtgcaagaaagcaggaaaataaaatgctctaAGCATTACCTTGCTGAGCAGGATGAGAAAATGGCAAACACTAAAGCGataatgcattctttttttgaaagtaatttttcatctgtgtatGTAGCAGAATGATGACTGGTCATGATTGCTGGAATCTAATTCCGTTGCGTTGTGTTCTAGGATTTGGCTTATTGTTGCTGTTGgaaaacagttcaaaataaatcatagtTTATTGCGTCTGTTACACAAACTGCAAAGTAACGAATTATCCCAATTCTTGCATTAACTGTTCAAAAAGagaactatttttatttccctgtacTGGAATATCAGCTCCAAAATACAGAGTAGATGCAGAAGGAGTGTGATTAACAGCATCTCTGATATAATCTGTTTATAACATTTAGTTTTGTGCTCTGTGTATTACATTCCTCATGGTAAGTTACACTGAGGTGGAGTGTAAGTGTTGTACCCAGGGGACTGAACTGGAACACAGCCTTGAATGTACGTGCATTGTGAAAACTTTTTAACTGGAGTGGCCTAGCTCTTGCTGTTGGATTATCTTGTGTTCTATGCCTGCTATGCTCTGGCAGGTTTTTACATGCTGACAACAGTAACAACAGCGTGCTTACAGTTTGTGCCAAGAGCTGAAAGGACTAGCAATATGACTGCAAAACCAAAAGGAGCCAAAAATAAGGACCATATGTTGTCCTATCAATCTTTTGAGAGGATTCTGCAGCCATACTTATCTTGATCTTGCGAGTATGTGCCAAAGACTGCCGTACTTCTGTACGCAGAATTGCAACCTTACAGAAGCACAGGTGCTGGGAGAGACCTTTCTGGAACCTCTAGCGATCATGACAGATGTTGTGTGATGAGCTGTGCTTCATATGAAGTGGAGTCAAGTCTGAACTGAACTGAAGTAATCCTCTGACCCCAGTTAGTCAGTTTGGTGGCTCTGCTCTAAACATCTGTATCTGTTTGACAGCCAAAGGGTCtgaattcttttttctgtttccaggaCTTCCTGATCATGTTCGTCCATCACTTGGCTACAATTGGACTCATTACGTTCTCTTACATGAATAATATGGTGCGGGTTGGAACGCTGGTGCTGTGTCTCCATGATGCATCCGATTTCCTCTTAGAGGTGAGTTTCCTTTCAGATCTTTACCTAACGCTAGTGTGGTCTCAGGGGAGCAAGCTGACTTTCCTGTTCTTGCTAAAACAGCATTAAATATGCCGTAAAACCTGTGTTGCTGATCCTGCCTTGTCAGCTTTTCCTCATAACTGCTGAGAATAATCCCTAAATGTTCCTAAGTCCTTACAAATGTGATGGCTTGAGGGTTTTGGAGCTCTACAGCCTGGTAATTACATGATTGCATGAAGGGAATAACACTctcatatttctttccttttgtaggCTGCAAAGCTAGCCAATTATGCCAAGTACCAGCGTCTGTGTGATGCCTTCTTCATGCTCTTTGGTGTCGTATTCATTGTTACACGGTTGGGCATTTATCCTTTTTGGTAAGCACCGTGAGGTGTAAGGTCTTGTTTGTTCTTCCAAGCCCTTAAGCAAAGCCTTTGTACCTAGACTTCTTGCAAGCAATACAGCCTGTCCCCTCAAGGCAGCCTGAAGTTGCAGACACCCCAAATACCATTTGGAGCAGTACTTTCagtcaaaaatatgaagaaaccTCTCAACAGTCAGTTGAGAGAGTGTGAAAAGTGACTAGAATCTTAACGCACAGCTGGCCCCTCTCCTCTTACTGCGAAGTGATGACAATGCTCATTAGCTGGAGCAGAGTCAGCTGGTATCTGAACGACTCAAAGGGTTGTTTGCTTCTCTTGACTTGAGAAGTTTTGGAAATAGTTACAGCTGAGGCATGGTCTCttgaagtaaaattaatttctgagtATCTGGCTTAGTCATCATTGCCGCTTTTGATTTCTTATGGCACTTTTGTCCTACCCTTGAGTCGTGACTATGTAGAGCCTAAAATAGGTCTGAGGTTTCTGGAGAGGTAAAACCCTGGCTAAATGGCTTATAGCTAATCGTTGTATAATGAGATTCCCTCTTGCCCCAGTAGGCTTGGTGAGGTGGTTCTGGTGTTAGCCACTTGTTTCTGTTGAAAGAGTGTACTGAAAATTTGGTTATAGCTGATTATCCctcaatttattttgattttactgcATATATTTCTTTCCTGAGCGATGGACAGCCTGCATGGCTATTCTTTTGGTGTGCGTTAGTGGCAGACAGAAACAGCCCTTAATTTATGTTTTGGTATCAGGGTTGCAATTAAAgctcctgcttgtttcccagAAAACGCATCAAAGAAATCTGGATAAGGAGGGGCCTTTAATCCCTTTGTTTCCACTGTCTCCTTCCAGTGACAGATGAGGTAGTTGTCGTTGTTTTTCTTGCCGTTGTCTGTCATAAGGTGATGCTCTTGCATCATGCTATTGCTCAGCAGTCCTGTaaatctttaatatattttccactGGCTGTAACGTAATTCCACAGCTTTGTGCAGAAATCTGGCAAGCTTGCAGTGGTATTGCAAGCCTTGGGCTGTTTCACTTCATGTCTATTCACTTCCCTAATTAGTAGTGTAAAACATCAACAGACCTCTGGAGTTGCATGTAAGTCATCGATAAGCCAGCTAGGAGGTAGATGTTTCTGTAACTGTATTTTGGGGGGGGCTCGGGTTCTTCTTTGAaaggcttgtttttattttcctgcgAAGTGTTCAAAGCTGTGTGAAATTAATGGCATCTTTAAAGGTCTCTCCACACATCTCTACTTCATAAAGtctaaaatgtttattaaattaCTTAAGTACTGGCAGTAACTCCCAGCGATGagaacagcaaagcagcaatgaaagaaagcacaatGCTTTGTCCGTGAACTAGTTTCTAGCCCTCCAGCTTGGCAGGAGGAACCTGTGAAAATAAGAGAGAAGGGAATAGCACACAGGGAGGCAGACCTACTGGGACCAAAATTCTTCTGTGATCTTTAAATATGGGCGAAGACGGCCCGAGTAGGAATGTGTTAACAATTGTTTTGATGACTGGAGCAGCTTGACATCACTTCCTGTAAAGTTATTACAAACGTTCATGCTGTTGAGAAGGAAATTGGCAGCAGATCTGTGTGTGTAACCAAACTGCGGAACGTTCGCATCTTCTCTCGTTTGTTGCTCCATTCAAATGTTTCTAATTAGCTTTAGTCTGTCTCTTAACTCTGGCAAGAGACTAGATGCATTGCTGCTCTGACGGGAGCAAAGCAACAGATGCTTAAATGGTACCGACTGTTGTGCAGCTGGCCAGTCATCTTAATTTAGAGCTGGAAGCCATGTTACCAGCACAACTGATCTGTAACGTGTTTCTGGATCTCTTCTAGGATTTTGAACACAACCCTCTTTGAAAGCTGGGAGTTGATTGGTCCCTATCCTTCATGGTGGCTCTTCAATGGCCTTTTGGTAACCTTGCAGATCTTGCATATCATCTGGTCCTATCTCATCATTCGCACCGCCTACAAGGCCCTCATGCGGGGAAAGGTAAGATTGTTGGTGACTGTTTTGGGCCCTCTGTAAGAGGACCATAAGGTCTGTGAAAGAATCCTGAGGAACTGAGCCCTTCGGTGAGGGCTGGTGTTAGTTCTCAGTGTAATtgcatcagaaatgttttgtagaAGAGcaggttggtttgtttttttcaccctGGTTGCTCTGCAGACTTGAGAGGCCAGGTATATACAAAGGCGAGGATGCTTTCCGCTCTGCTCTGGTCATACAGGGAAATAATGCCATTACCCAGTACACTGAGATGTTGTAATAATGATGGTGATGACAGATCTGTTAAGTCCTTTTTTGGACTTTAAGGCATTAGAAAGCTCATTTTTGAACAATTTGAACGGGCCGGTTTTTAGCTGCTAGCTTTCCAGCATCTGCTGGTTCTTGGGTTGCGATGAGGATTGTGCATCTTCCGCTTGTTAGCAATGACAAAGGCTTCTGGCTGCCAGTGCACGGCCAGGCATTGAGCTGCAGCATGCAGAGGAGAAAGGGTTATCAGAAATTCTGGGGAGTGTGCTGGCTGTTACTGGGGTGCAGTCTAGCTTCAGTCGTAAGTGTTCGAATTTCAATTGTGTTGGGGTTTTAGGGAGAATGAGGGTGAAACTACAGCAACTCGTTAGCAGCAGATGGTACCCTAAGAGCAAACAATGCTGACTTTTGGCTGCAACCTAAGTTGCCAAGCTTAAAAGGTGCACTTCAACTGAAGGGGCATGAGACAGGGAAAGCCAGTCTGGGAACTAATTTGACACTTGGCCAACCCATCAGTTGAAGCCGCTTCCTTCCATCTACCAGAGTGCAACAACTGATTTACTGGcacaaaatgccttttttatcATGTATCTGAGTTTCTCTCATagctctgctttattttgtgtgatTTCTTAGTTGCCCTTACGCATGGAACATAACCTTGAAGAATATATCATAGCTATTTGTGGCGCTCGTCATCAGAGGAAGACATGGTTTAGAGCATGCacgtgatttttttcatctgccacAGCTGCTACTGCAAggcttgttttctgtctgtgcagCTGTTCCTACAGCTGAGGTCTAcatctattttcctttccttgcttctCTCCTGTCCAGGTGACCTAGCCAGAGAAAGGACTCTAAGCTTTGtcttcttcattcttttctcactccttttcctctgtgccaGATTGGAGCTGGACAGTTTCATCCTTTGCATGTAAGTGTGATCTGTACTTCTGTTTCTACACTGAAACACATCTGTGTCTGTTTCTAGGCTGAGACGAACACAAAGCTATGGTCTTGGGGTTTCAGATGGGTAGTGCCTTCTCTTAAAATGTTTGACTCCCTGTTTTGCACAGTGCTGGCTTTGACAGTACGCCAAAACGCAGATTTTTCCAAAGGTCTCAGAGGTCTAAGCAGTGTCCTGTGGTGGTTTGTTCTTCTGCTGTCAGATGGCTGCATGACCTTGACCTTTCTGCTTTCGTAGGCCCACAGAGACTCCGATGTCTCTTTAGTGCTCGTTAACAATCTGCTGGGTGAAAgagggcagcagagaggcagtCCTTTTTTTGTGAAAAGGATTACAGCAGTCACTAGCCCCCCGgataatggggaaaaatatagagggatttctgcttccttcctgtgACCCTTTGAACTTCCAATATAGGAGAGTGGGGAAAGATACCAGAAGTTTTGGCAACACACAGAAGCCAGTACGTCCAACAGGCCTGTCAGAACCAATCCTGGAGATCATTAACTTGACCTGGCTTTCCGCCACGTCTTCCTTGGAGCTGAAAAACTTCCTGGCTGGTACTGCTTGAAAGCCATAAGCCTGACTCAGAGCAAGCAGAGTAGGATCGAGTCCCGAAGTGCCTGGAAACATGCTAGCCACAAAGTGCTTGCATGTGAAGTAAATGAGGGCTATTAGTCGCAGCCAGAAGTGTGGAGAGCCTGCCTTGGGGTATGTAAAGCATGTGCCATTCACGCAGCCACAGCTCGGCACCGGTGCGTTTATGGCTCTGGCGCCCAGCCAGCGACCAAGGTGCTTATTTGCAGTTAGGGCCGGGCTTGCGATCCCTTCCCTTCACCTTCTGGTGCGCTTGGCTCTGCGGTGTTGGTACACTGCCCTCCGGTGGCACTCTGAGCGCAGCTAACAGCGACGCGTGCCGACTCCTGGCCAGGGCCATGGCTGGAGGGGTTGCCAAAGGTTCAAAATCCCACGCACAAACCGAATTCAGCTGGGTTTGCAGCCCATCTTTTAACTAAAACCATAACTCTGTAGAGCAGATCTAGATTCCTGTGGCTGAGATGCTCCTTCTGTACCTGAACTGTTTTTTGCTGGATTGGATAGTTGTCTCTTTTCTACAGCCCGCTGTCCAAACACGCTTTTGCTCGTAAATGGGATCTCGTGTATGAACCACAAGCTGTGAAAATGGGAGGCGCTTTGTGCAAACAGTAATGTGATAAATATAGctggttaatttttaaaatatcaaaggCACTCCCTCGAGTGTGCTCTCTAGAGGTGATATACATACATTTTGTCATCATACTTGCTGATTATAAAGGTGtgagaagatttattttttcaatttaaaacacatttgttgTTTGGAAAAGCAGCCTTTAACCAATCTAGAATGAGGCTCTCCGAAGACAAAAACAGGCAAAGATCTACAGCATCCTCTGATCTGGTGAGAGCAAGAATGTGCAGTGCTTCCACAGATGGACAGGGTATTTGAAAAATGGAACTCGTAGCTCCCAGCTGCCCTTTTCAacatctttcttgc
Proteins encoded in this window:
- the CERS5 gene encoding ceramide synthase 5 isoform X2, which produces MAAAAAAALRAWFWNERFWLPHNVTWADLAGEAGPPGSGLQYPRAGHVLSAFPLALGIFAVRLLFERFIAKPCAINLGIQDSGPHRAQPNAILEKVFTSITKSPDGKRLEGLSKQLDWDVRKIQRWFRHRRNQDKPTTLTKFCESMWRFTFYLSIFFYGIRFLWTAPWFWDTRQCWYNYPFQDFLIMFVHHLATIGLITFSYMNNMVRVGTLVLCLHDASDFLLEAAKLANYAKYQRLCDAFFMLFGVVFIVTRLGIYPFWILNTTLFESWELIGPYPSWWLFNGLLVTLQILHIIWSYLIIRTAYKALMRGKVSKDDRSDVESSSEEEDVTSNSTKGVFSTSSNGSNRVNGHVASGQWTEEE
- the CERS5 gene encoding ceramide synthase 5 isoform X1, with the protein product MAAAAAAALRAWFWNERFWLPHNVTWADLAGEAGPPGSGLQYPRAGHVLSAFPLALGIFAVRLLFERFIAKPCAINLGIQDSGPHRAQPNAILEKVFTSITKSPDGKRLEGLSKQLDWDVRKIQRWFRHRRNQDKPTTLTKFCESMWRFTFYLSIFFYGIRFLWTAPWFWDTRQCWYNYPFQPLTSRLYYYYILELAFYWSLMFSQFTDIKRKDFLIMFVHHLATIGLITFSYMNNMVRVGTLVLCLHDASDFLLEAAKLANYAKYQRLCDAFFMLFGVVFIVTRLGIYPFWILNTTLFESWELIGPYPSWWLFNGLLVTLQILHIIWSYLIIRTAYKALMRGKVSKDDRSDVESSSEEEDVTSNSTKGVFSTSSNGSNRVNGHVASGQWTEEE